From Myotis daubentonii chromosome 7, mMyoDau2.1, whole genome shotgun sequence, a single genomic window includes:
- the ZFAND2B gene encoding AN1-type zinc finger protein 2B isoform X2 — protein sequence MEFPDLGAHCSEPSCQRLDFLPLKCDACSGIFCADHVAYAQHHCGSAYQKDIQVPVCPLCNVPVPVARGEPPDRAVGEHIDRDCRSDPAQQKRKIFTNKCERSGCRQREMMKLTCERCGRNFCIKHRHPLDHDCSGKGHPTSLAGLAAISRTQGLASSTSTVPSPSQTLPSSTSPSRATAQSPSWTAPPVIALQNGLSEDEALQRALELSLAETKPQVPSSQEEEDLALAQALSASEAEYQRQQGEEAKSSLE from the exons ATGGAGTTTCCGGATCTCGGGGCGCACTGTTCCGAGCCGAGCTGTCAGCGCTTGG ATTTTCTGCCGCTCAAGTGCGACGCCTGCTCGGGCATCTTCTGTGCAGACCATGTGGCCTATGCTCAGCATCACTGTGGATCTGCTTACCAAAAG GATATCCAAGTACCTGTCTGCCCACTCTGTaatgtgcctgtgcctgtggccagAGGGGAGCCCCCTGACCGCGCTGTCGGGGAGCACATTGACCGAGACTGTCGCTCGGATCCAGCACAGCAAAAACGTAAG ATCTTCACCAATAAGTGTGAAcgctctggctgccggcagcggGAAATGATGAAACTGACCTGTGAACGCTGTGGCCGAAACTTCTGCATCAAGCATCGTCACCCACTGGACCATGATTGCTCTGGGAAGGGGCACCCAACCAGCCTGGCAGG ACTTGCTGCCATCTCCAGAACACAAGGTCTAGCTTCTTCTACAAGCACCGTCCCCAGCCCAAGTCAGACCTTGCCTTCATCTACCTCTCCCAGCAG AGCCACAGCCCAGTCTCCATCATGGACTGCCCCTCCAGTGATTGCTTTGCAGAATGGCTTG AGTGAGGATGAGGCTCTGCAGCGAGCCCTGGAATTGTCCCTGGCAGAGACGAAACCCCAGGTCCCAAG TTCTCAGGAGGAAGAAGACTTAGCTTTAGCACAAGCATTGTCAGCCAGTGAGGCAGAGTACCAGCGGCAGCAG GGAGAGGAGGCCAAGAGCAGCCTGGAGTGA
- the ZFAND2B gene encoding AN1-type zinc finger protein 2B isoform X1, producing the protein MEFPDLGAHCSEPSCQRLDFLPLKCDACSGIFCADHVAYAQHHCGSAYQKDIQVPVCPLCNVPVPVARGEPPDRAVGEHIDRDCRSDPAQQKRKIFTNKCERSGCRQREMMKLTCERCGRNFCIKHRHPLDHDCSGKGHPTSLAGLAAISRTQGLASSTSTVPSPSQTLPSSTSPSRATAQSPSWTAPPVIALQNGLSEDEALQRALELSLAETKPQVPSSQEEEDLALAQALSASEAEYQRQQAQSRSLKPSNCSLC; encoded by the exons ATGGAGTTTCCGGATCTCGGGGCGCACTGTTCCGAGCCGAGCTGTCAGCGCTTGG ATTTTCTGCCGCTCAAGTGCGACGCCTGCTCGGGCATCTTCTGTGCAGACCATGTGGCCTATGCTCAGCATCACTGTGGATCTGCTTACCAAAAG GATATCCAAGTACCTGTCTGCCCACTCTGTaatgtgcctgtgcctgtggccagAGGGGAGCCCCCTGACCGCGCTGTCGGGGAGCACATTGACCGAGACTGTCGCTCGGATCCAGCACAGCAAAAACGTAAG ATCTTCACCAATAAGTGTGAAcgctctggctgccggcagcggGAAATGATGAAACTGACCTGTGAACGCTGTGGCCGAAACTTCTGCATCAAGCATCGTCACCCACTGGACCATGATTGCTCTGGGAAGGGGCACCCAACCAGCCTGGCAGG ACTTGCTGCCATCTCCAGAACACAAGGTCTAGCTTCTTCTACAAGCACCGTCCCCAGCCCAAGTCAGACCTTGCCTTCATCTACCTCTCCCAGCAG AGCCACAGCCCAGTCTCCATCATGGACTGCCCCTCCAGTGATTGCTTTGCAGAATGGCTTG AGTGAGGATGAGGCTCTGCAGCGAGCCCTGGAATTGTCCCTGGCAGAGACGAAACCCCAGGTCCCAAG TTCTCAGGAGGAAGAAGACTTAGCTTTAGCACAAGCATTGTCAGCCAGTGAGGCAGAGTACCAGCGGCAGCAG GCCCAAAGCCGCAGCCTGAAGCCGTCCAACTGCAGCCTGTGCTAG
- the ZFAND2B gene encoding AN1-type zinc finger protein 2B isoform X3, producing the protein MEFPDLGAHCSEPSCQRLDFLPLKCDACSGIFCADHVAYAQHHCGSAYQKDIQVPVCPLCNVPVPVARGEPPDRAVGEHIDRDCRSDPAQQKRKIFTNKCERSGCRQREMMKLTCERCGRNFCIKHRHPLDHDCSGKGHPTSLAGLAAISRTQGLASSTSTVPSPSQTLPSSTSPSRATAQSPSWTAPPVIALQNGLSEDEALQRALELSLAETKPQVPSSQEEEDLALAQALSASEAEYQRQQYDSGPC; encoded by the exons ATGGAGTTTCCGGATCTCGGGGCGCACTGTTCCGAGCCGAGCTGTCAGCGCTTGG ATTTTCTGCCGCTCAAGTGCGACGCCTGCTCGGGCATCTTCTGTGCAGACCATGTGGCCTATGCTCAGCATCACTGTGGATCTGCTTACCAAAAG GATATCCAAGTACCTGTCTGCCCACTCTGTaatgtgcctgtgcctgtggccagAGGGGAGCCCCCTGACCGCGCTGTCGGGGAGCACATTGACCGAGACTGTCGCTCGGATCCAGCACAGCAAAAACGTAAG ATCTTCACCAATAAGTGTGAAcgctctggctgccggcagcggGAAATGATGAAACTGACCTGTGAACGCTGTGGCCGAAACTTCTGCATCAAGCATCGTCACCCACTGGACCATGATTGCTCTGGGAAGGGGCACCCAACCAGCCTGGCAGG ACTTGCTGCCATCTCCAGAACACAAGGTCTAGCTTCTTCTACAAGCACCGTCCCCAGCCCAAGTCAGACCTTGCCTTCATCTACCTCTCCCAGCAG AGCCACAGCCCAGTCTCCATCATGGACTGCCCCTCCAGTGATTGCTTTGCAGAATGGCTTG AGTGAGGATGAGGCTCTGCAGCGAGCCCTGGAATTGTCCCTGGCAGAGACGAAACCCCAGGTCCCAAG TTCTCAGGAGGAAGAAGACTTAGCTTTAGCACAAGCATTGTCAGCCAGTGAGGCAGAGTACCAGCGGCAGCAG TATGACTCCGGCCCATGCTGA